A segment of the Pseudomonadota bacterium genome:
AGGGGAAACTACCCCTGCACAGAAAATTTGTTCTTTCGTTTAATATTCCAACATCTAATGCTTTAAGGGCCAATACTATCTTGAATACTGACCCTGGTGGATACCTGCCCTGTATGACCCTATTCTGTAGGGGGTGTGTTTTGTCGGTTGTAACCTCCTTCCAGTCTTCTTTTGTAATGCCTGCCGAAAATTTATTGGGGTCAAAAGAGGGCCTGCTCACAAGGGCGATTACAGCTCCGGTCTTTGTTTCTAATGCAATACATCCCCCTTTTTTGGATTCAAGCGCCTTTTCTGCAAGAGTCTGTATTTCCATATCGATGTTTAAATATAGATTATTTCCTGGGATAGGTTCTTTTACGTCGAGGGTTCTCACCTCTCTGCCAATTGCATCAACTTCAACCCTTTTTTCACCATCTACTCCCCTCAAGTAGTTTTCATAATTTCTTTCCAACCCATATTTACCAATAAAATCACCCGGAGAATAGTCTTTATATCCCTTGCTTTTTAACTCTTCACTGTTGATTTCTGAAACATAACCAAGTACATGGGCTGCCATTTTTCCATAAGGGTAGTTTCTTTTTGGCTCTATTTGAATGCTGACACCCGGAAGATACACTCTATTTGCTTCAACTTTGGCAACCTCGTCCATTGAAATATCTGATTTTATCTTTACCGGAAAAGACGGGGGGAAACCGCTCGCTGCTTTCAGCTTATCTACAATCTCTTCCCTATCAATATTTATAAGCCTTGCAAGGCCATCTACTGTTTGGTTAAAGTCTTTAATATCTTCAGGGGTAACATACATGTTGAAAGAAGGTCGTGTATCAGCCATTACCTTTCCTGTTTTGTCATAGATTACGCCTCTTGGAGCAACAACCTTTTTAATCCTTATACGGTTTTGCTCTGACAATTTTCTCATTTCGCTGCCCTTCATAATCTGGAGATCCCAAAGCCTTATTAAGAGGACTGCTATTGTAATGATCAGTATCAGTCTGCACCACTTATACTTATTAAGGGGAGGGGTTTCTTCCTTCATATATTCTCTATATTGTCTATTCCTCATTTAGGTATTTAACGTTCAGGTATTCTACAAGTGAAAAAATAAAA
Coding sequences within it:
- the mrdA gene encoding penicillin-binding protein 2, whose protein sequence is MKEETPPLNKYKWCRLILIITIAVLLIRLWDLQIMKGSEMRKLSEQNRIRIKKVVAPRGVIYDKTGKVMADTRPSFNMYVTPEDIKDFNQTVDGLARLINIDREEIVDKLKAASGFPPSFPVKIKSDISMDEVAKVEANRVYLPGVSIQIEPKRNYPYGKMAAHVLGYVSEINSEELKSKGYKDYSPGDFIGKYGLERNYENYLRGVDGEKRVEVDAIGREVRTLDVKEPIPGNNLYLNIDMEIQTLAEKALESKKGGCIALETKTGAVIALVSRPSFDPNKFSAGITKEDWKEVTTDKTHPLQNRVIQGRYPPGSVFKIVLALKALDVGILNERTNFLCRGSFPFGNRVFKCWKKGGHGNVAIHRGIVESCDVFFYNVGVRLGIDRIHAMADSIGLGKLTGIDLPGEKQGLVPSSEWKKKTFGEPWYEGETVSVSIGQGAVWLTPIELAQLASFVANEGVTFTPQIVNKIVSPEGKAIKVFDPVMNTNVKLKKEVINTVKEGMKGVVNEPSGTAYGSRIQNINMSGKTGTAQAASLEKDKHLGDHAWFIAFAPAEAPSISICVLVEHGGHGSSVSAPIAKIITENIYKTKVEIKEAKNP